A genomic window from Triticum urartu cultivar G1812 chromosome 7, Tu2.1, whole genome shotgun sequence includes:
- the LOC125525018 gene encoding indole-3-acetic acid-induced protein ARG7-like — protein sequence MAKCSNIHNIVLLRQTLRRWRSRAAARAAADDGAVSVPAGHVAVCVGGASRRFVVRAAHLNHPVFRELLRLAEEEYGFPSGACGPIALPCDEDHFRDVLRRVSSEERRSVSAVSSRDVATRPLLPRVAAEELVW from the coding sequence ATGGCGAAATGCAGCAACATCCACAACATCGTCTTGCTCCGGCAGACCCTGCGGCGCTGGCGGTCCCGTGCCGCGGCGCGCGCTGCTGCGGATGACGGCGCGGTGTCGGTGCCGGCGGGGCACGTGGCGGTGTGCGTGGGCGGGGCGTCGCGGCGGTTCGTGGTGCGGGCGGCGCACCTGAACCACCCCGTGTTCCGGGAGCTGCTCCGGCTGGCGGAGGAGGAATATGGGTTCCCGTCCGGCGCGTGCGGCCCCATCGCGCTCCCCTGCGACGAGGACCACTTCCGGGACGTCCTACGCCGCGTCTCCTCCGAGGAGCGCCGCAGCGTGTCAGCCGTCAGCAGCCGCGATGTCGCCACGCGGCCGTTGCTGCCGAGGGTGGCGGCGGAGGAGCTCGTGTGGTGA